Proteins from a genomic interval of Acetobacterium woodii DSM 1030:
- a CDS encoding helix-turn-helix transcriptional regulator, which produces MKTRLKELRKERKLSQEELALEVGTTRQTITSIEVGKYTASLVLAYKIAHYFGLTIEDVFDFSELNEL; this is translated from the coding sequence ATGAAAACACGATTAAAAGAATTACGCAAAGAGCGAAAATTATCCCAGGAAGAACTAGCGCTGGAAGTCGGCACAACCAGGCAGACAATCACATCCATCGAAGTCGGCAAATATACGGCTTCCCTGGTGCTGGCGTACAAAATCGCCCACTATTTTGGGCTAACGATTGAAGACGTTTTTGACTTTTCGGAATTAAATGAATTATAG
- a CDS encoding response regulator transcription factor encodes MNWDCLIVDDEVELAKATCEYFEMFGMTCTYVTTFGGCIDVISENAVKLILLDINLGNDSGFKLCKELRKKTDVPILFISARQSDDDVLIALNIGGDDYIKKPYSLSVLLAKVKVILKRYETIKNDGDNREKVTINDKNEIRCGNLRIDIDAMKVYVNEKDAGFKTKEFKLLQYLYENRNRVIAKDELFINIWGDSFFSDGTLNVHIRKIREKIETNPNQPTYIKTIWGTGYMFETPES; translated from the coding sequence GTGAATTGGGATTGTTTAATTGTTGATGATGAAGTTGAGCTGGCTAAAGCGACTTGCGAATATTTTGAAATGTTCGGGATGACTTGCACCTATGTTACAACGTTTGGTGGCTGTATCGATGTTATTTCGGAAAATGCCGTTAAACTAATTTTGCTGGATATCAATCTTGGCAATGACAGTGGTTTTAAGCTCTGTAAGGAACTGCGAAAAAAAACCGATGTGCCGATTTTATTTATCAGCGCCCGACAAAGCGATGATGATGTGCTGATTGCGCTCAACATCGGAGGGGATGATTATATCAAAAAACCGTATTCGCTCAGTGTCCTGTTAGCCAAGGTGAAGGTGATCCTGAAACGCTACGAGACCATCAAAAATGATGGCGATAATCGAGAAAAAGTTACGATAAATGATAAAAATGAAATTCGCTGCGGCAATTTGCGTATCGATATTGATGCCATGAAGGTTTATGTCAACGAAAAAGATGCCGGTTTTAAAACGAAAGAATTTAAACTACTCCAATATCTTTATGAAAATCGAAATCGGGTGATCGCAAAAGATGAATTGTTTATTAATATCTGGGGAGATTCATTTTTTAGTGACGGCACTTTAAATGTTCATATCCGCAAAATTCGAGAAAAAATCGAAACAAATCCCAATCAACCAACTTATATCAAAACCATCTGGGGCACTGGTTATATGTTTGAAACACCGGAATCTTAA
- a CDS encoding HAMP domain-containing sensor histidine kinase has protein sequence MKKMIIGFTVLLIVCYGITVSFINRTSENNVDVTVLNAVVKSIEEELQADPTSGSRSGTTAGMAYESIFTTDKDYQARLFEAIKNSNTVMDLTKPSASGRDEIFGKVIFSTDSFQVAAQKNNLLIGISIIFLIIVGGVYGILGSVYFSILKPFGVMKQFAQKIADGDLEFKLPMDRGNYFGAFTESFDLMREELRKARQGEYQANISKKELVAELSHDIKTPVATIKAICELLLAKLDGVKTDAQQGATAAMVITESIEKIEVINSKADVIDALIGNLFHATLEELEMLKVNVGEHPSTVILQMFKDIDSFGKIHFKNDLAECLIVCDSLRLSQVIDNIISNSYKYADTAIDIWFNVNKTEKKLAVTIKDYGDGVDPDECPLVCEKFFRGSGEKVKNIPGSGLGLYLAKQFIEAMGGTIYCYNANGFMVELQLKMA, from the coding sequence ATGAAAAAAATGATCATCGGTTTTACGGTGTTGCTGATAGTCTGTTATGGGATTACGGTTAGCTTCATCAATCGAACAAGTGAAAACAACGTTGATGTCACGGTGCTTAATGCCGTTGTTAAGAGCATTGAAGAAGAGCTGCAAGCTGATCCGACCAGTGGTTCACGGTCAGGAACAACGGCGGGAATGGCCTATGAGAGCATTTTCACCACCGATAAAGATTATCAGGCCCGTTTATTTGAGGCCATCAAAAATAGCAATACGGTGATGGATTTGACAAAACCTTCAGCCAGCGGGCGGGATGAAATTTTTGGAAAAGTTATTTTTTCGACGGACAGCTTTCAAGTTGCGGCGCAAAAAAATAATTTGTTGATCGGCATTAGTATCATCTTTTTGATTATTGTTGGTGGTGTTTATGGCATTTTAGGAAGCGTGTATTTTTCGATATTAAAACCTTTTGGGGTGATGAAGCAATTTGCTCAAAAAATTGCGGATGGTGATTTGGAATTTAAACTGCCGATGGATCGGGGTAATTATTTTGGCGCCTTTACCGAAAGTTTTGATCTGATGCGAGAAGAGTTAAGAAAAGCCCGGCAGGGTGAATATCAGGCCAATATCAGTAAAAAAGAGTTGGTGGCGGAACTTTCGCATGATATTAAAACACCGGTTGCGACCATCAAAGCAATTTGTGAATTACTTCTGGCAAAACTTGACGGAGTCAAAACTGACGCTCAACAGGGGGCGACAGCGGCGATGGTGATCACCGAAAGTATCGAAAAAATTGAAGTGATTAACTCAAAAGCCGATGTGATTGATGCCTTGATTGGCAATCTCTTTCACGCCACCCTGGAAGAACTGGAAATGCTCAAGGTTAATGTTGGCGAGCACCCCAGCACGGTAATTCTCCAGATGTTTAAAGATATCGACAGTTTTGGGAAAATTCACTTTAAAAATGACCTGGCGGAGTGTCTGATCGTTTGCGATTCCTTACGGTTGAGTCAGGTGATCGACAATATCATCAGTAATTCCTATAAGTATGCCGATACCGCGATTGATATCTGGTTTAATGTGAATAAAACTGAAAAAAAGCTGGCAGTAACAATCAAAGATTATGGTGACGGTGTTGATCCCGACGAATGTCCGCTGGTTTGCGAAAAGTTCTTTCGTGGTTCGGGGGAAAAGGTAAAAAATATTCCCGGTTCCGGATTGGGCCTTTATCTGGCTAAACAGTTTATCGAAGCCATGGGCGGAACCATTTATTGTTACAATGCGAATGGTTTTATGGTGGAACTGCAGCTTAAAATGGCGTAA
- a CDS encoding ABC transporter ATP-binding protein has product MENTILKAEMLSKTYSNGSIMQHVLKNLNIEIKEGDFTVIMGSSGSGKSTLLYALSGMDKPTLGKIDFKGETISKYSNDKLAVFRRKHCGFVFQQIYLNDTMSVLDNIMISGLLVSRDKKAIATRTKALLQQVGITESSYAKYPSQLSGGEAQRVAIVRALINAPAIVFADEPTGALNSTNAINVLDVMTEVNASGQSIIMVTHDIKTARRANRILYLKDGVIIDELSLGRYVKDEPERHKRLREFLESMGW; this is encoded by the coding sequence ATGGAAAATACCATTTTAAAAGCAGAAATGCTCAGTAAAACTTATTCAAACGGCAGCATTATGCAACATGTTTTAAAAAATCTCAATATTGAAATCAAGGAAGGCGATTTTACAGTTATTATGGGCAGTTCGGGTTCGGGAAAATCGACGCTACTTTATGCTCTATCCGGAATGGACAAACCGACCCTCGGAAAAATTGACTTTAAAGGTGAAACGATCTCAAAATACAGCAATGATAAGCTGGCGGTATTCAGGAGAAAACATTGCGGTTTTGTTTTTCAACAAATTTATCTAAATGATACCATGAGTGTTCTGGATAATATTATGATCTCCGGGTTATTGGTGAGTCGCGATAAAAAAGCCATTGCGACTCGAACCAAGGCGTTATTGCAACAGGTGGGAATAACCGAGAGCAGTTATGCGAAATACCCTTCCCAGTTATCCGGCGGTGAAGCTCAACGGGTGGCGATTGTCAGAGCCTTGATTAATGCGCCGGCAATTGTTTTTGCCGATGAACCCACGGGGGCTCTTAATTCAACCAATGCCATTAATGTGCTGGATGTGATGACGGAGGTTAATGCTTCGGGCCAGAGTATTATTATGGTGACGCATGATATTAAAACCGCCCGACGGGCAAATCGGATTTTGTATTTAAAAGATGGGGTAATCATCGATGAGCTGAGTCTTGGAAGATATGTCAAGGATGAACCGGAAAGACATAAACGCCTGCGGGAATTTTTAGAAAGCATGGGCTGGTAG
- a CDS encoding sensor histidine kinase has protein sequence MGLKNRKIGLQTFFTQYLLIIFGSFIVIVLIGLALLSMALKTGVIQSVADIEAQIQKQQLIISTAEAVTPEMIPVGCKYAVFSDQNELLAGDMNKNEAIIAKKMIQNGRSISGGILGTGLAGTCYFPIERQNEICILEYAAIAQFSSPFLKEYFPAPEIVLFWFVLGTFLMAILLFSRLFGKILGQRLRPLQKVTEKIQNKDLEFEIQKSGIQEIDVALDSLDSMKEELKQSLETQWKNEQTKKMQIAALTHDLKTPLTVIRGNAEMLDDTEQTEEQKELTRYIIKNAAQMEQYVQMFGEISKAEAGYVLQVETIKTREFLADLESKINALAVVKQLRVKFEENNLSELITLDPVLMERAIINIASNAVDYSPIQGALDVSVAMAKNKISFKITDSGNGFSLADLKNATKQFYQGDDSRSSKAHYGMGLFIADSIARQHGGRLLVENAAVTGGGRVTIEI, from the coding sequence ATGGGATTAAAAAACAGAAAAATAGGATTGCAGACATTTTTTACGCAATACTTGCTGATCATTTTTGGCAGTTTTATTGTGATTGTTTTGATTGGTTTGGCTTTACTTTCAATGGCATTAAAAACGGGAGTTATCCAGTCGGTGGCGGATATCGAAGCACAAATTCAAAAGCAGCAGTTAATTATTTCGACGGCTGAAGCGGTGACTCCGGAAATGATTCCCGTTGGTTGCAAATATGCCGTTTTCAGTGATCAAAATGAGCTGCTGGCGGGAGATATGAACAAAAACGAAGCGATAATTGCAAAAAAGATGATTCAGAATGGCAGAAGCATTTCAGGTGGTATTCTTGGTACCGGTTTAGCAGGGACCTGTTATTTTCCGATTGAGCGCCAGAATGAAATCTGTATTTTGGAATATGCCGCGATTGCGCAGTTTTCTTCGCCATTTTTAAAAGAATATTTTCCAGCTCCGGAAATTGTATTGTTTTGGTTTGTTCTGGGGACATTTTTGATGGCAATTCTTTTATTTTCGCGATTATTTGGCAAGATTCTGGGCCAACGCTTGCGGCCACTACAAAAGGTCACGGAAAAAATACAAAATAAAGATCTTGAGTTTGAAATTCAAAAAAGTGGAATTCAGGAAATTGATGTCGCGTTAGATTCTTTAGACAGCATGAAAGAAGAACTAAAACAGTCACTTGAAACCCAATGGAAAAATGAACAGACCAAAAAAATGCAGATTGCCGCCTTAACCCATGATCTTAAAACACCGCTGACGGTGATTCGGGGGAATGCCGAAATGTTGGATGATACCGAACAAACCGAAGAGCAAAAAGAATTAACGCGTTATATCATAAAAAATGCGGCTCAAATGGAACAATATGTGCAGATGTTTGGCGAAATATCCAAGGCGGAGGCCGGATACGTGTTGCAAGTGGAAACGATAAAAACGCGAGAATTTCTAGCTGATCTGGAAAGTAAAATCAATGCGCTGGCAGTGGTTAAACAATTAAGGGTCAAATTTGAGGAAAACAATTTATCTGAACTTATTACCCTTGATCCCGTGCTAATGGAACGAGCGATTATCAATATCGCGTCGAATGCGGTTGATTATTCACCAATACAGGGAGCCCTTGATGTTTCAGTAGCAATGGCAAAAAATAAAATAAGTTTTAAAATTACCGATTCCGGCAATGGTTTTTCTTTAGCAGACTTAAAAAATGCAACCAAACAATTTTATCAGGGCGATGACAGCCGGAGTTCAAAAGCACATTATGGAATGGGTTTGTTTATTGCCGATTCCATTGCCAGGCAGCATGGCGGCAGACTTTTAGTCGAAAACGCTGCGGTTACTGGCGGTGGCAGGGTAACAATTGAAATTTAA